CGCCGCCGACCGATCTCGGCGCGTCCACGACATTGCTGTCCCTCGACGAACGCGCTCGGGCGGATCGCTTCATTCATGACCATCACAGGCTTCGCTTTGTTGCGGCCAGAAGCGGGATGCGGCTGATATTGGGGCGCTATCTCGGCCTTCCGCCACAAGCGATCCGCTTCAACTATGGCGACCATGGAAAGCCTTCGGTGTCGGCTGGCGGCGCCGCCTCGATTCGTTTCAATCTCAGCCACAGCGCCGATCTAGCCGTCCTTGCCGTGTCCGATCGCTACGAGCTCGGTGTCGATATCGAGGAAATCCGGTTTCTGAAGGAGGACGTCGCAAAGCGGTTCTTCTCGCGCAGGGAGTATGGGACGCTTCGGTCTCTGCCGGCGGAATGCTATCTGGATGGTTTCTATCGCTGCTGGACGCGCAAGGAGGCCTTCATCAAGGCGCATGGCGCCGGGCTGTCGCTGCCGCTGGATAGCTTCGATGTCACCTTCGACTGGTCTAGTGAACCGCGATTGGAACGACTGGAAGGGGAGCCCGACGCGCCGGAAAACTGGATCGTTCTGGAGCTTGCGACGCCGATCAACTTCGCCGGCGCGATTGTTGCCTCGACTGGAGGACGCCGGCTTCGCCTATGTTATCGCAGTGAGTGCACGGCTCAGATGGTCAGCCTGGCATCGAGAATGTAGCGCCCACCCGTCTCATCGAAATGGTGGCAACCGTGCAGCCCGGCCTTGAAGCCGGGCGTTATGGTA
Above is a genomic segment from Rhizobium sp. CCGE531 containing:
- a CDS encoding 4'-phosphopantetheinyl transferase superfamily protein — encoded protein: MESIGPDVIDVWSWRLDAPPTDLGASTTLLSLDERARADRFIHDHHRLRFVAARSGMRLILGRYLGLPPQAIRFNYGDHGKPSVSAGGAASIRFNLSHSADLAVLAVSDRYELGVDIEEIRFLKEDVAKRFFSRREYGTLRSLPAECYLDGFYRCWTRKEAFIKAHGAGLSLPLDSFDVTFDWSSEPRLERLEGEPDAPENWIVLELATPINFAGAIVASTGGRRLRLCYRSECTAQMVSLASRM